A genomic window from Thermococcus nautili includes:
- a CDS encoding aldo/keto reductase translates to MGALRDPKVIGSDRVTAIGLGTWGIGGYESPDYSRDEESVEVLRYGLELGINLIDTAEFYGAGHSEELVGRAIEGFDRDELFIISKVWPTNFGYERTKKAVRASAKRLGTYIDLHLLHWPGTEWRRIEETLHALEELVDEGVVRYIGVSNFDLELLKRSQEAMRKYEIVANEVKYSLRDRWPETSGLLDYMKKEKIALIAYTPLEKGSLARNPCLAEIGRKYGKTSAQVALNYLIWEENVVAIPKAGRKEHVEENAGAMSWRLSREDREKARRCV, encoded by the coding sequence GTGGGTGCTCTTCGAGACCCTAAGGTCATCGGTTCGGATAGGGTGACCGCCATAGGCCTCGGCACCTGGGGAATCGGTGGCTACGAGAGCCCCGACTACTCGCGGGACGAGGAGAGCGTTGAGGTTCTCCGCTACGGCCTCGAACTCGGGATTAACCTCATAGATACCGCCGAGTTCTACGGTGCCGGCCACTCTGAAGAGCTGGTTGGACGGGCCATCGAGGGCTTTGACAGGGATGAACTCTTCATCATCAGCAAGGTCTGGCCCACGAACTTCGGCTACGAGAGGACGAAGAAAGCGGTAAGGGCGAGCGCTAAGAGGCTCGGCACATACATTGACCTGCACCTCCTCCACTGGCCCGGAACCGAGTGGCGAAGGATAGAGGAGACCCTCCACGCCCTTGAGGAGCTGGTTGATGAAGGGGTCGTAAGATACATCGGCGTCAGCAACTTCGACTTGGAGCTTCTGAAACGCTCTCAGGAGGCAATGAGGAAGTACGAAATCGTTGCCAACGAGGTAAAGTACTCCCTCCGCGACCGCTGGCCCGAAACGAGTGGACTTCTCGACTACATGAAGAAGGAAAAGATTGCGCTGATAGCTTACACCCCGCTGGAGAAGGGTTCCCTCGCGAGGAACCCATGCCTGGCCGAGATTGGGAGAAAATACGGAAAAACATCGGCCCAGGTCGCGCTAAACTACCTGATATGGGAGGAGAATGTTGTTGCGATTCCCAAAGCCGGCAGGAAGGAGCACGTGGAAGAGAACGCCGGCGCTATGAGCTGGAGATTGAGTAGGGAAGATAGGGAGAAAGCCCGGAGGTGTGTTTGA
- the pcc1 gene encoding KEOPS complex subunit Pcc1 encodes MGLQGGAGSEEVWPIEGVIELAFPDEETARVVYESVLYEHKTVPYRRSRIDFLLDGRKIVIRFLAKDNSALRGTLNSYLRWIKVAMDSLEV; translated from the coding sequence ATGGGACTACAAGGAGGCGCTGGGTCTGAAGAGGTCTGGCCAATCGAGGGAGTGATTGAGCTTGCCTTTCCCGACGAGGAAACGGCCAGGGTTGTCTACGAGAGCGTTCTCTACGAGCACAAGACAGTCCCCTACAGGCGGAGCAGGATTGATTTCCTTCTCGACGGAAGGAAAATCGTAATCCGCTTTTTGGCCAAAGACAACTCGGCCTTACGGGGAACGCTGAACTCCTATTTGAGATGGATTAAGGTCGCAATGGATTCTCTGGAAGTTTAG
- a CDS encoding DHH family phosphoesterase, with the protein MKGKLKLKRFLQRSRDKSYLLLCHHNADPDSLGSAIAFARYLRFTGVERVRIGVAQSVSSYAKRLLTLSPVPVEKNPAVEEDVVVIFDTSSLEQLEPIEIPKGKTVILIDHHVEKERPIKADIAVVDSSRTSTAEIVWELFKYLGFADEESARALLAGIVTDTANFRFANAKTFKAVSEILERFPLQMGEIFSLVAPASDENTDNARRMAVLKACQRLEIRKFRKYIIAVSKVSAYESYACKVFLQLGADIAIVGSEKKGVRISARAKESLVKKGLHLGKIMEKVGPVIEGSGGGHAGAAGANGKANLDKAIKLILREIENFLRENG; encoded by the coding sequence ATGAAGGGAAAGCTCAAGCTTAAGCGCTTCCTCCAGCGCTCGCGTGACAAATCCTATCTCCTCCTCTGCCATCACAACGCCGACCCCGATTCCCTCGGCTCGGCGATAGCCTTTGCCCGCTACCTCAGGTTTACCGGCGTTGAGAGGGTCAGGATAGGCGTTGCCCAGAGCGTTTCCTCCTACGCGAAGAGGCTTTTGACGCTCTCGCCCGTTCCAGTTGAGAAAAACCCGGCCGTTGAGGAAGACGTTGTCGTAATTTTCGACACTTCCTCCCTCGAACAGCTCGAACCGATTGAGATTCCGAAGGGGAAGACGGTAATCCTGATTGACCATCACGTCGAGAAGGAGAGGCCGATTAAGGCAGACATAGCGGTCGTTGACTCCTCAAGGACATCAACAGCTGAAATCGTGTGGGAGCTGTTCAAGTACCTCGGCTTTGCCGACGAGGAAAGTGCGAGGGCCCTTTTGGCAGGAATCGTTACCGACACGGCCAACTTCCGCTTCGCGAACGCGAAGACCTTCAAAGCGGTGAGCGAGATTTTAGAGAGGTTTCCGCTCCAGATGGGGGAGATATTTTCCCTCGTTGCCCCTGCCAGCGACGAAAACACCGACAACGCCCGGAGGATGGCCGTCCTCAAGGCCTGCCAGAGGCTCGAAATCAGAAAGTTTAGGAAGTACATCATCGCCGTCTCGAAGGTCTCAGCCTACGAGTCCTACGCCTGCAAGGTCTTCCTCCAGCTTGGGGCCGACATCGCGATAGTCGGGAGCGAGAAGAAGGGCGTCAGGATTTCCGCGAGGGCCAAGGAGAGTCTCGTTAAGAAGGGCCTCCACCTCGGAAAAATCATGGAGAAGGTGGGGCCCGTCATTGAAGGCTCTGGCGGTGGCCACGCCGGGGCCGCAGGAGCGAACGGAAAGGCCAACCTTGATAAAGCCATAAAGCTAATCCTCAGGGAGATTGAGAACTTCCTCAGGGAGAACGGGTGA
- a CDS encoding ArsR/SmtB family transcription factor, with protein MVQSVEELAKVCDALSNPVRVKILKLLCEKEWYVYELAKTLGISRQLLYLHLKKLEKAGLVESELRLEPDDPRAKKYYRARPFKLVIDNDVVKNLEG; from the coding sequence ATGGTCCAGAGCGTCGAGGAGCTGGCAAAGGTATGCGATGCACTCTCCAACCCAGTCAGGGTTAAGATACTTAAGCTACTCTGTGAAAAGGAGTGGTACGTTTACGAACTCGCCAAGACCCTTGGAATATCGAGGCAACTCCTGTATCTCCACCTCAAAAAGCTTGAGAAGGCAGGACTCGTCGAGAGCGAGCTCCGCCTTGAGCCAGATGACCCGAGGGCCAAGAAGTACTACCGGGCCAGGCCCTTCAAGCTCGTCATAGACAACGACGTGGTAAAGAACCTGGAGGGATGA
- a CDS encoding M20 metallopeptidase family protein → MDPVKEAERIKDQIIAWRRDFHMWPELKYEEERTSKIVEEHLREWGYRIKRVGTGIIADIGEGEKTIALRADMDALPVQEENDVPYKSRVPGKMHACGHDAHTAMLLGAGKIIAEHIDEFNGRVRLVFQPAEEGGNGALKMIEGGALKGVDAIFGFHVWMDLPSGVIGIREGPFLAGAGFFEAKIIGKGGHGASPHETVDPIPIASEIVLALQTVVSRNVDPKETAVVSVTAINGGTTFNVIPEKVSLKGTFRFYKNEVGDILKKRIKEIAEGVSSAHGAKAKVSVQDLTPPTINDPDMAQFAREVAEKYGLRHGEVPPTMGAEDFAYYLQRVPGAFLALGIRNEEKGIVYPHHHPKFDVDEDVLHLGTAMEVALAREFLR, encoded by the coding sequence ATGGACCCCGTCAAGGAAGCCGAGAGAATTAAGGACCAGATAATAGCGTGGAGAAGAGACTTCCACATGTGGCCGGAACTCAAGTACGAGGAGGAGAGAACCTCAAAGATTGTTGAGGAGCACCTTCGCGAGTGGGGATACAGGATAAAACGCGTTGGGACGGGAATCATAGCCGACATCGGCGAGGGCGAGAAGACCATAGCGTTACGCGCCGATATGGACGCACTGCCTGTTCAGGAGGAGAACGATGTTCCCTACAAGTCCCGCGTTCCAGGGAAGATGCACGCCTGCGGTCACGACGCCCACACGGCCATGCTCCTCGGAGCGGGAAAGATAATCGCCGAGCACATTGACGAGTTCAACGGCAGGGTCAGGCTCGTGTTCCAGCCGGCGGAGGAAGGTGGAAACGGGGCTTTAAAGATGATTGAAGGGGGCGCCCTTAAAGGCGTTGACGCAATCTTTGGCTTCCACGTGTGGATGGACCTGCCGAGCGGAGTCATTGGAATCCGCGAGGGGCCGTTCCTGGCGGGAGCAGGATTTTTCGAGGCGAAGATAATCGGCAAGGGCGGACACGGAGCGAGCCCACACGAAACGGTTGACCCCATACCAATAGCTTCCGAAATAGTTCTGGCACTGCAGACGGTTGTGAGCCGGAACGTTGACCCAAAGGAAACGGCCGTTGTCAGCGTTACGGCGATAAACGGTGGCACGACCTTCAACGTCATCCCTGAGAAAGTTTCGCTCAAAGGAACGTTCAGGTTCTACAAAAACGAGGTCGGAGACATTCTCAAGAAACGAATAAAGGAGATTGCAGAGGGAGTATCCTCAGCGCACGGGGCAAAGGCCAAGGTAAGCGTGCAGGACCTTACACCCCCAACTATCAACGACCCCGATATGGCGCAGTTTGCCAGAGAAGTTGCAGAGAAATACGGCCTCAGGCACGGGGAAGTTCCCCCCACTATGGGCGCCGAGGACTTCGCCTACTACCTCCAGCGCGTTCCAGGAGCATTCCTCGCCCTCGGAATAAGGAACGAGGAGAAGGGAATCGTCTATCCGCACCACCATCCAAAGTTCGACGTTGATGAGGACGTCCTTCACCTCGGCACCGCGATGGAAGTGGCGCTCGCCAGGGAGTTCCTCAGGTGA
- a CDS encoding phosphoglycolate phosphatase, translated as MRIKAISLDIDGTITYRDRTLSIDALKAIRLAERLGVPVMLVTGNSVPFAEAAAVFIGTSGPVIAEDGGALSLKGEGTMRKRVFLTDMDEEWILWSELKKRHPEAELSYSTMERKAGLVITRKVPVEVVREIIEELGLNLVAVDSGFAIHVKKPWINKGTGIEKACEFLGIKPDEVAHVGDGENDLDAFRVVGYRVAIAQAPESLKQKADYVTEKPYGDGGAEAIMHILKKFGYLGEDDENPPGDT; from the coding sequence TGAGCATCGACGCCCTGAAGGCCATAAGGCTCGCCGAGAGGCTAGGCGTTCCGGTAATGCTCGTAACGGGGAACTCCGTTCCATTTGCAGAGGCCGCGGCCGTTTTCATAGGAACGAGCGGGCCGGTCATAGCTGAAGACGGTGGAGCGCTCTCGTTGAAGGGCGAGGGAACGATGAGAAAGCGCGTTTTTCTGACAGATATGGACGAGGAGTGGATACTCTGGAGCGAGCTGAAGAAACGCCATCCCGAGGCAGAGCTGAGCTACTCGACGATGGAGCGAAAGGCCGGTCTCGTGATAACCAGAAAAGTTCCCGTTGAGGTCGTCAGGGAAATCATAGAGGAGCTGGGGCTTAACTTGGTGGCCGTTGATTCGGGCTTTGCAATCCACGTGAAGAAGCCCTGGATTAACAAGGGGACGGGAATAGAGAAGGCCTGCGAGTTTCTCGGGATAAAGCCCGACGAAGTCGCCCACGTCGGCGACGGTGAGAACGACCTCGATGCCTTCAGGGTCGTCGGCTACCGCGTGGCCATCGCCCAGGCCCCCGAAAGCCTCAAGCAGAAAGCGGACTACGTTACCGAGAAGCCCTACGGGGACGGCGGGGCGGAGGCGATAATGCACATCCTCAAGAAGTTCGGTTACCTGGGTGAGGACGATGAGAATCCGCCCGGCGACACTTGA
- a CDS encoding DUF3194 domain-containing protein, with translation MEQRGVINIGLPELSEEEIIEIGELAQRVIIKHVFDALNRSDVKDIEVTTRINRDETLNLEIEVYIEVPVFVKVDVERLIDEALEKAYEAVERKLREIANEGKAQA, from the coding sequence ATGGAGCAGAGGGGCGTTATTAACATCGGCCTTCCAGAGCTGAGCGAGGAGGAGATAATAGAAATAGGAGAGCTGGCGCAGAGGGTCATAATAAAGCACGTCTTCGACGCCCTCAACAGGAGCGACGTCAAGGACATCGAGGTGACCACGAGGATAAACCGGGACGAGACACTCAACCTCGAAATCGAGGTCTATATTGAAGTGCCTGTCTTCGTCAAGGTGGACGTCGAGAGGCTGATTGACGAGGCCCTTGAGAAGGCCTACGAAGCGGTTGAGAGAAAGCTGAGGGAGATTGCTAATGAAGGGAAAGCTCAAGCTTAA
- a CDS encoding tRNA-binding protein: MWDTSKDYRLLVAEKAIELFLKTVEGAKFKGHWDKKKAIKLGKEMLPEIQAMRYSYIEPNELIETPQMKALKEKALGIIEALGGEDWHHKFISNASKDEREKVEEQVAKIRFFLNTILGLDKRLALGKINDPVIAVDIKVGEVMSVAKHPNADRLLVTNVNIGDRAITVVTNDLTVKEGNRVAVALLPPANFRGIVSEGMFLGAGEGVLKDVKGEIGGLPKGIPLEALNETRNLVEAFLKG; encoded by the coding sequence ATGTGGGACACAAGCAAGGACTACCGCTTACTGGTGGCGGAGAAGGCGATAGAGCTCTTCCTGAAGACGGTTGAGGGGGCGAAGTTCAAGGGTCACTGGGACAAGAAGAAAGCGATAAAGCTCGGCAAGGAGATGCTCCCGGAGATACAGGCGATGCGCTACAGCTACATAGAGCCGAACGAGCTAATCGAGACCCCCCAGATGAAGGCCCTGAAGGAGAAGGCCCTCGGAATAATCGAGGCCCTTGGCGGGGAGGACTGGCACCACAAGTTCATAAGCAACGCCTCAAAGGACGAGCGCGAGAAGGTTGAGGAGCAGGTTGCGAAGATTCGCTTCTTCCTGAACACGATACTCGGCCTCGACAAAAGGCTCGCCCTCGGAAAGATAAACGACCCGGTCATAGCGGTCGACATCAAGGTCGGGGAGGTTATGAGCGTCGCCAAGCACCCCAACGCCGACAGGCTTTTGGTTACGAACGTCAACATCGGTGACAGGGCGATAACTGTAGTCACCAACGACCTCACCGTTAAGGAAGGAAACCGCGTGGCGGTCGCTTTGCTCCCGCCGGCCAACTTCAGGGGAATAGTCAGCGAGGGCATGTTCCTCGGCGCTGGAGAGGGTGTTCTCAAAGATGTCAAGGGCGAAATCGGCGGTCTGCCCAAGGGCATTCCGCTGGAGGCCTTAAACGAGACGAGGAACTTGGTCGAGGCGTTTTTGAAAGGATGA
- a CDS encoding ribosomal biogenesis protein: protein MMLITTSHRPTRRTRSFGHDLEKVFPNSLYLTRGKKTIQDLLMEAYDRNYERLLIINVWKGNPLKMTFIKVDPDDWGYLGYLYLHGIKLQREIGFRNLRPIREEMPFVVTTAKRVGIDHTAFAQAFAELTGGKFVPRGNKSLQTIADKNNTDVIGVIENYPRGMAVNFYRFDVTKDRPVGPLILVKIWIMEDGRRWDYKEALGLKRSGQSRE, encoded by the coding sequence ATGATGCTGATAACGACTTCCCACAGACCGACGAGGAGGACGAGAAGCTTCGGCCACGACCTGGAGAAGGTCTTCCCCAACTCGCTCTACCTGACAAGGGGAAAGAAGACGATTCAAGATTTGCTCATGGAGGCCTACGACAGGAACTACGAGAGGCTCTTGATAATCAACGTCTGGAAGGGCAACCCGCTCAAGATGACCTTCATCAAGGTTGACCCCGACGACTGGGGCTACCTTGGCTACCTCTACCTCCACGGCATCAAACTTCAGCGTGAAATCGGTTTCAGAAACCTGAGGCCAATCCGCGAGGAGATGCCCTTCGTCGTAACCACTGCCAAGCGCGTTGGAATAGACCACACAGCCTTCGCCCAGGCCTTTGCCGAGCTCACCGGCGGAAAATTTGTGCCGAGGGGTAACAAGAGCCTCCAGACGATAGCGGACAAGAACAACACCGATGTAATCGGCGTAATCGAGAACTACCCAAGGGGAATGGCCGTCAACTTCTACCGCTTTGACGTTACAAAAGACAGGCCCGTCGGGCCGTTAATCCTCGTGAAAATCTGGATTATGGAGGACGGGCGGAGATGGGACTACAAGGAGGCGCTGGGTCTGAAGAGGTCTGGCCAATCGAGGGAGTGA
- a CDS encoding DUF2202 domain-containing protein: MKKMSFLLVALLLLATVGAGCITSTDTSTTTSSGTMGPPEDKGYGAGASPEGTMVNVSAYPAQNLSQDEIEAILYMREEEKLARDVYLTLYNETGLPIFNNIARSEQTHMDMVLELIKKYNLTDPVAGMGVGEFNSTEMQELYEKLVAQGSESEVEALKVGALIEEIDIKDLDEWLKRTDNEDIKAVFESLRSGSENHLRAFTRLLQNRYGVTYTPQVLSEEEYKSIVG; this comes from the coding sequence ATGAAAAAGATGAGCTTCCTGCTCGTTGCCCTGCTCCTCCTGGCCACGGTTGGGGCCGGATGTATAACGAGCACGGATACGAGCACAACGACAAGTTCCGGCACGATGGGACCTCCGGAGGATAAAGGCTACGGTGCCGGAGCGAGTCCAGAGGGAACGATGGTAAACGTCTCCGCGTATCCTGCTCAAAACCTGAGCCAGGACGAGATTGAGGCAATCCTCTACATGAGGGAGGAAGAAAAGCTCGCGAGGGACGTCTATCTCACACTCTACAACGAGACAGGCCTTCCGATATTCAACAACATAGCAAGAAGCGAACAGACCCACATGGACATGGTGCTTGAGCTCATCAAGAAATACAACCTGACCGACCCGGTTGCAGGAATGGGAGTTGGCGAGTTCAACAGCACGGAGATGCAGGAACTCTATGAAAAGCTCGTTGCCCAGGGAAGCGAAAGCGAGGTTGAGGCGCTCAAAGTGGGGGCGCTCATAGAGGAGATTGACATCAAGGACCTGGACGAGTGGCTCAAGAGGACGGACAACGAGGACATAAAAGCGGTGTTCGAGAGCCTGAGGAGCGGAAGTGAAAACCACCTGAGGGCGTTCACCAGGTTGCTTCAGAACAGGTATGGCGTCACCTACACGCCCCAGGTGTTGAGTGAAGAGGAATACAAAAGTATAGTGGGCTGA
- a CDS encoding prefoldin subunit beta has product MQGIPPQVQSMLAQLESYQQQLQLLVQQKQKVQLELNEAKKALEEIEKLPDDAVVYKTVGTLIVKTDKAKAVEELKEKVETLEVRLSALERQEKKLNEKLKELTAKIQSSLRPTAG; this is encoded by the coding sequence ATGCAGGGTATTCCGCCGCAGGTTCAGTCCATGCTGGCCCAGCTTGAGAGCTACCAGCAGCAACTTCAGCTTCTCGTCCAGCAGAAGCAGAAGGTCCAGCTCGAACTCAACGAGGCCAAGAAGGCCCTTGAGGAGATTGAGAAGCTCCCCGACGACGCGGTCGTCTACAAGACCGTTGGGACGCTCATCGTCAAGACCGACAAGGCCAAGGCCGTCGAGGAGCTCAAGGAGAAGGTAGAAACTCTCGAAGTCCGCCTCAGTGCCCTTGAGAGGCAGGAGAAGAAGCTCAATGAGAAGCTCAAAGAGCTTACAGCCAAGATACAGAGCTCGCTCCGCCCGACGGCGGGCTGA
- a CDS encoding DNA-directed RNA polymerase subunit P — protein MVVAIYRCAKCGKEVELDLATTREVRCPYCGSKILYKPRPRVARRVKAI, from the coding sequence ATGGTAGTTGCCATCTACCGCTGTGCCAAGTGCGGTAAGGAGGTCGAGCTCGACCTCGCCACGACCAGAGAGGTCCGCTGTCCCTACTGCGGAAGCAAGATACTCTACAAGCCCCGCCCGAGGGTCGCGAGAAGGGTTAAGGCCATCTGA
- a CDS encoding 50S ribosomal protein L37ae: protein MGRTVKVGSAGRFGPRYGLKIRRRVAAVEAKMKQKHVCPVCGRKAVRRISTGIWQCQKCGATFAGGAYLPTTPAGKVAKRVVASKA, encoded by the coding sequence ATGGGAAGGACTGTTAAGGTCGGTTCAGCCGGAAGGTTCGGTCCAAGGTACGGTCTCAAGATTAGAAGAAGGGTCGCGGCCGTTGAGGCCAAGATGAAGCAGAAGCACGTTTGTCCCGTCTGCGGAAGGAAGGCCGTCAGGAGGATTAGCACCGGCATATGGCAGTGCCAGAAGTGCGGTGCCACCTTCGCCGGCGGTGCCTACCTGCCGACCACTCCGGCAGGAAAGGTCGCGAAGCGCGTTGTCGCTTCCAAGGCCTGA
- a CDS encoding translation initiation factor IF-2 N-terminal domain-containing protein, translating into MRASALLRGVVDLLLLIVFVAIAITGIGLYLAPSGRIADSIGWTFLGMDKDTLTNVHTYLGFVMIGLVAVHLAVGFRSMWVMLKSAFKSSKVKVIAGLIIPLLLLAGGYQAFSAYVGSEEGDTTSDSYYEESTNSTVYITGTMMKYYTVQELANEFNVSTDALIEKLKEKGIEATPDEKLVEIEYKYDLDREEFKAMLEEIITELRGESG; encoded by the coding sequence ATGAGGGCCTCCGCACTCCTCAGGGGAGTCGTTGACCTGCTCCTCCTGATAGTCTTCGTAGCGATAGCGATAACGGGAATAGGCCTGTACCTGGCGCCCAGCGGAAGGATAGCGGACAGCATTGGGTGGACGTTCCTTGGAATGGACAAGGACACGCTGACCAACGTTCACACCTACCTTGGCTTCGTCATGATTGGTCTCGTGGCAGTCCACCTGGCCGTTGGCTTCAGGAGCATGTGGGTCATGCTGAAGTCCGCTTTCAAGAGCTCCAAGGTAAAGGTCATCGCGGGACTGATAATACCCCTCCTGCTCCTCGCGGGAGGATACCAGGCCTTTTCGGCCTACGTTGGTAGCGAGGAGGGCGACACAACCTCAGACTCCTACTACGAGGAGTCAACCAACTCAACGGTCTACATAACGGGAACCATGATGAAGTACTACACCGTCCAGGAGCTCGCCAACGAGTTCAACGTCTCGACGGACGCACTGATAGAGAAGCTGAAGGAGAAGGGGATAGAGGCGACCCCTGACGAGAAGCTGGTTGAGATTGAGTACAAGTACGACCTGGACAGGGAGGAGTTCAAGGCCATGCTGGAGGAGATTATAACCGAACTCCGGGGTGAGAGTGGATGA
- a CDS encoding GNAT family N-acetyltransferase, with translation MRIRPATLDDVGGIVELHTAGEKVSGSLYERYTQGGPWMAVETFSIHLNNLLLDDQLIAVAELNGKVVGEVEVLFSEEPINGEIRRIGHVDVIEVHPDYRRKGVGRALMEFVEDVARERGVEMLTVQPEEEAEGFYKKARLQR, from the coding sequence ATGAGAATCCGCCCGGCGACACTTGACGACGTTGGAGGAATCGTTGAGCTCCATACCGCCGGAGAAAAGGTGAGCGGTAGCCTCTACGAGCGCTACACCCAGGGTGGCCCCTGGATGGCCGTTGAGACCTTCTCGATTCACCTCAACAACCTCCTGCTCGATGACCAGCTTATTGCAGTGGCGGAGCTCAACGGAAAGGTTGTCGGCGAGGTTGAGGTGCTATTCTCGGAGGAGCCAATCAATGGGGAAATCAGAAGGATAGGGCACGTTGACGTCATAGAGGTTCACCCCGATTACCGGAGGAAAGGCGTAGGCAGGGCGCTGATGGAGTTCGTTGAGGACGTTGCGAGGGAAAGGGGAGTCGAGATGCTGACTGTTCAGCCGGAAGAGGAAGCGGAGGGTTTCTACAAAAAAGCTCGGCTTCAACGTTGA
- a CDS encoding aldehyde ferredoxin oxidoreductase family protein has product MYGYKNRIARVNLTEGKVTYEELPDEVIRKFVGGKGLGYYLIYREVPPGTDPLSPANKFVFATGGLTGLIPGSSKVIAVSKSPETRLISDSSGGDAFGPKLKGHFDAIIIEGKAEEPVYLYVHDGEVEIRDAKHLWGRGNYEVAKELWKEHPKASLALIGPAGERLSRIANVIYDTERASGRGGLGAVLGSKKVKAVVVEPGEKPPVASPEEFQRLWQEFYDHFATDPKYEHSRNYGTSDALRSSASLGMSPAYNFSRPYIPEELAEKLGGDEVKKYEVEPEWFVHGKSCPIKCARYVEVEYKGRKIRVKPEYESIAMLGAATGVFNFPAVAYFNWLVNNLGLDSIATGATIGWFFELVERGLISEEEIGFPVRGFGDEEAEEKLIKLMAEKKGIGAILADGVKRACERLGRGCEFAVHVKGMESPAWDPRGRRTYALSYATADVGASHLRGWPRPHQLPNQGPAKELVPSLIEGRDESYITDMLGTCKFVSYKMEDLARFYSLATGEEWTVKRLRKIAQAVESIARIHDALDWVTPPLDDTIPPRWWEPEPDGPAKGNAAFIDYNDFLEARKEFYRLRGWHEELGVPLPETMEELGYPEFKSDAERALEVVRKRMGVE; this is encoded by the coding sequence ATGTATGGATACAAGAACAGGATAGCGAGAGTGAACCTGACTGAGGGAAAGGTCACCTACGAGGAACTTCCCGATGAGGTGATAAGGAAGTTCGTCGGCGGAAAGGGCCTCGGCTACTACCTGATTTACCGGGAGGTCCCGCCGGGAACCGACCCGCTCAGCCCGGCCAACAAGTTCGTCTTCGCCACCGGTGGATTAACCGGCCTGATTCCGGGTTCGAGCAAGGTCATAGCCGTTAGCAAGAGCCCCGAGACGAGGCTAATCAGCGATTCAAGCGGTGGAGACGCCTTCGGACCCAAGCTCAAGGGGCACTTCGACGCGATAATCATCGAGGGGAAGGCCGAGGAGCCGGTTTACCTCTACGTCCACGATGGGGAGGTGGAAATCAGAGATGCAAAGCACCTCTGGGGCAGGGGCAACTACGAGGTCGCTAAAGAACTCTGGAAGGAGCACCCGAAGGCGAGCCTAGCTTTAATTGGCCCGGCCGGCGAGAGGCTCAGCAGGATTGCCAACGTGATTTACGACACCGAGCGCGCGAGCGGAAGGGGCGGTCTCGGGGCAGTCCTCGGGAGCAAGAAGGTTAAGGCCGTTGTGGTTGAGCCGGGGGAGAAGCCACCTGTTGCCAGCCCGGAGGAGTTCCAGAGGCTTTGGCAGGAGTTCTACGACCACTTCGCGACCGACCCGAAGTATGAGCACAGCAGAAACTACGGAACGAGCGATGCGCTGAGAAGCTCGGCCTCCCTCGGAATGAGCCCGGCCTACAACTTCTCAAGGCCCTACATTCCGGAGGAGCTGGCGGAGAAGCTGGGCGGGGACGAGGTCAAGAAGTACGAGGTAGAGCCGGAGTGGTTCGTCCACGGCAAGAGCTGTCCGATTAAGTGCGCCAGGTATGTAGAGGTCGAATACAAGGGCAGGAAAATCCGCGTCAAGCCCGAGTACGAGAGCATCGCGATGCTTGGAGCGGCAACGGGCGTCTTCAACTTCCCGGCCGTTGCCTACTTCAACTGGCTCGTCAACAACCTCGGCCTCGACAGCATAGCGACGGGAGCGACGATAGGCTGGTTCTTTGAGCTGGTCGAGAGGGGCCTCATAAGCGAGGAGGAGATAGGGTTCCCGGTCAGGGGCTTCGGCGACGAGGAGGCCGAGGAAAAGCTCATCAAGCTGATGGCAGAGAAGAAGGGCATCGGGGCGATTCTCGCCGATGGCGTAAAGAGAGCCTGCGAGAGGCTCGGTAGAGGTTGCGAGTTCGCCGTGCACGTGAAGGGCATGGAAAGCCCCGCCTGGGACCCGCGCGGAAGGAGAACCTACGCCCTCAGCTACGCCACAGCTGACGTCGGAGCGTCTCACCTGAGGGGCTGGCCGAGACCCCATCAGCTACCGAACCAGGGACCCGCTAAAGAGCTCGTGCCTTCGCTCATAGAGGGCAGGGACGAGAGCTACATCACCGACATGCTTGGAACGTGCAAGTTCGTGTCCTACAAGATGGAAGACCTGGCGAGGTTCTACTCGCTCGCGACTGGCGAGGAGTGGACGGTCAAGAGGCTAAGGAAAATTGCCCAGGCTGTTGAGAGCATCGCGCGCATACACGACGCCCTCGACTGGGTGACGCCTCCGCTCGACGACACGATTCCACCGCGCTGGTGGGAACCTGAGCCGGACGGGCCGGCCAAGGGGAATGCGGCCTTCATAGACTACAACGACTTTCTTGAAGCTCGTAAGGAGTTCTACAGGCTCAGGGGCTGGCACGAGGAGCTCGGCGTTCCGCTGCCGGAAACTATGGAGGAGCTTGGCTATCCGGAGTTCAAGAGCGATGCCGAGAGGGCTTTGGAAGTTGTGAGGAAGAGAATGGGCGTAGAGTGA